The proteins below come from a single Psychrobacter sp. FDAARGOS_221 genomic window:
- a CDS encoding TusE/DsrC/DsvC family sulfur relay protein, translating to MTTDTTALAGLNIHSDNQTPIALDNEGHLVDHTLWSEAVAQQLADILDVSLTTEHYAVLHKVREFHNNFNHPPSTRPLIKYLMKTLPDQDISNQKLQQMFNTGLVARHVNRIAGLPKPPNCL from the coding sequence ATGACCACAGATACCACGGCACTGGCTGGCTTAAATATTCACTCTGATAACCAAACCCCCATTGCATTAGACAATGAGGGGCACTTAGTCGATCATACCTTATGGAGTGAAGCGGTTGCGCAGCAGCTGGCCGATATTTTAGACGTGTCTTTAACCACGGAACACTACGCTGTGTTGCATAAAGTTCGAGAATTCCACAATAACTTTAATCACCCGCCTTCGACCCGGCCACTGATTAAGTACCTGATGAAAACACTGCCAGATCAAGATATTAGCAACCAAAAACTACAGCAAATGTTTAACACTGGCTTGGTTGCTCGTCATGTCAATCGTATTGCCGGACTGCCTAAACCGCCTAACTGTT